In the genome of Bradyrhizobium ottawaense, the window AAGCCGTCGCGGTTGACGTCGTAGGGACGCGAGGCCGTGGCCGGCGTGTCGTTGTATTTCGAGGACATCGCGCCCATGGCGTCGAACAGCACGGAGAGCGACCAGTCCAGTTCCTCGCAGCCGCCGGCGAAGATGACGTCCTGCTTGCCGATCTGGATCGTCTCATAGGCGTTGCCGACGCAATGGTTCGACGTCGCGCAGGCCGAGGAGATCGAATAGTTCACGCCCTTGATCTTGAACCAGGTCGCAAGCGTCGCGGAGGCCGTGGACGACATCGCCTTCGGCACTGCGAAAGGTCCGACGCGCTTCGGTCCCTTGGTGCGGGTGATGTCGGCGGATTCGACGATGGTACGGGCGGACGGGCCGCCGGAGCCCATGATGATGCCGGTGCGAATGTTGGAGACTTCGTCAGGCGACAGACCGGAATCCTGGATCGCCTGCTCCATCGCGACGTGATTCCACGCCGCGCCCTGGCCGAGGAAACGCATCGCGCGGCGGTCGACCACCGTGGCAGGATCGAGCGTCGGCGCGCCCTGTACCTGCGAACGGAAGCCGAGCTCGGCATATTTCTCAGCCCGCGAAATGCCCGACTTCGCCTCGTGAAGGCTCGCAAGCACTTCCTGGGTGTTGTTTCCGATCGACGAGACGATGCCCATCCCGGTGACCACAACCCGCCTCATGACAGCCTCGCCTCAATCGTTGTTGTCTTGGTGATGCGCTCAGCCCAGGCTCGTGCCCTGCTTGAACAGGCCGACCTTCAAGTCCTTGGCGCGATAAATAATCTGGTCATCGACCGAAAGCCACCCGTCGGCGATACCGAGCACCAGCTTTGAACGCATCACGCGTTTGATATCGACGTTGTACACAACCTTGCGCGCCTCGGGCAGCACCTGGCCGCTGAACTTCAGCTCGTTCAGGCCAAGCGCGCGACCACGACCTTCGCCCCCGGTCCAGCCCAGGTAAAAGCCGACCATTTGCCACAGCGCGTCGAGGCCGAGGCAGCCGGGCATCACCGGATCGTTCTTGAAGTGGCAGCCGAAGAACCAGAGGTCGGGCTTCACGTCGAGTTCGGCGCGCACCAGCCCCTTGCCGAACTCGCCGCCATTGTCGTTGATGTCAGTGATGCGGTCGAACATCAGCATCGGCGGCAACGGCAGCTGGGCATTGCCCGGGCCGAACATCTCGCCGCGGCCACAGGCCAGCAGATCTTCATATTCGTAACCGTTGCGCCTGTTCAGCATGCACGAGCCTCTGTTTGAATTCCGATTGAGCGGCGCTTTTTGGCGAAAATGGGCCCCGTCTCGGTCGGAGAGCAACGCCAATTGCCACTGTCAGGCGCTGCGCCCGCATGCCCCGGATGGACTGCGGACCGGGCTTCGATGCCCGGCTGCGCCAAAATCGGCTAAGCGGAACCGCGCGCTCTCTAACACAGGCTATTTCGGGTAGCAAAGCGCATCCATGAAGGTAAAATGACGCGATCCCGCTCCGGTTCCAAGCCTGATTAGAACCCCTCTAGTTGCGAGAAACTTGCATCTGCATCTTTCTGTTCTTATATTGCTGAGAGATATTGTTCACGCGTGCCCGAAATCTGGAAATGAGCGAGAATACTGCGCCCCATCACGACGACGACGTCCACTCCGCGGCCCTGCTGTCCGGCCGCCAGCCGGCTCTCACCGGCTGCCCCTGGCACGACGTCAACGAAATGCTCCAGTCCGCCGGGCTCCGTCCGACGCGTCAGCGCATGGCACTGGGCTGGCTGTTGTTCGGCAAAGGTGCTCGCCACCTCACGGCTGAAATGCTTTATGAGGAAGCCACACTGGCCAAGGTTCCGGTGTCGCTGGCGACCGTGTACAACACGCTGAACCAGCTCACCGATGCCGGCCTGCTCCGCCAAGTCAGCGTCGACGGCACCAAGACCTATTTCGACACCAACGTCACCACCCACCATCACTACTACCTCGAGAACAGCCATGAGCTGGTCGACATCGAGGATCCGCATCTGGCGCTGTCCAAGATGCCGGAGGTGCCGGAGGGTTACGAGATCGCGCGCATCGACATGGTCGTGCGCCTGCGCAAGAAGCGCTGAACCTCACAACTCTATCGTCGTCCCGGCGAACGCCGGGACCCATACCGCGTGATCCCTCAATGAGGCACGCTGGCTGACGCCTTCCAAAACAATTTAACCCTGTGGTTATGGGTCCCGGCGTTCGCCCTAGGGCATGCACATATCTGGTGCGGCGGATTGACTCGGGTTCGCCCTGGGGGTTCCAGAATCGGAGATCTATGTGATTCCTATTGCGGCACTCCATGGTTTGGACGGGGGTGCTGCGATGTTGTCACGGATTGACTGGACGCTGGGCCGGTTCGGGGATCGTCGTCTCGATAAAGGGGGGCGGCGCTCGCTGAACGCATGGTTGCGGGCAAAACTGTCTGCCTTCGGCAGCTCTCCAGGGGGAACCGCGCGCTGGAAGTGCGGTTCAACCGCTTTCTTGGCCATGACAAGGTGACGGTGGATCGGATCATCGAAAGCTGGAGCAATAGCACGGGCCCTGCCGTGGAAGGCCGCCACGTGCTGGCCATCCAGGACACCAGCGAGATCCACTTCAACACCACGCCGCAACGCCGGCGCGGGCTCGGAGAAATCGGCAAAGGCAATAACCACGGCGTGCTGCTGCACCCGCTGCTGGCTGTGGACGCCGACGACGGCAGCTGTCTTGGGCTTTTGAGCGGGCAGATATGGACGCGCGCAGGTCGCCGCACGACCTCGCATGATGATCGGGAATTATCGGACAAGGAATCGCAACGCTGGATATCGACTGCCGTGGCGGCAAGGCCGCTGCTCACCAAGGCCGCGGCGGTGACGGTGCTGGGTGACCGCGAGAGCGATATTTTTGCCCTTTATGCCAGCTCGGCCAAGCAACATTTCCACGTCATCGCGCGCAGCATGCATGATCGCAAGCTTGCCGACCGCAGCAGCCTGTATGAGGCCAGCGATGCCATGGCCGCGGTGGACCAGCGTATGATCCAACTGCCTGCGCGCGCCGCGCGGCCGGCTCGCCTGGCCCACCTCGAACTTCGCTTTGGCGCAATCGAGCTCGCCCGCCCGCAGAATAAGTTCTTGCACCATCTGCCGAAAAGCTTGCCGCTGGCGGTGGTCGATGTGCGCGAGATTAACGCCGAAACCGGCATAGAGCCGCTGCACTGGCGGCTTCTCACCTCTCACGAGGTCACCAGCATCGAGGACGCCTGGCGCATCGTCCAATGGTACAAGCAGCGCTGGATCATCGAGCAGTTCTTCCGCATCCTGAAGACACAAGGCCTCAAGCTCGAAGACAGTCAGATCGGATCCGCCGATCGGCTTCTCAAGCTGGTTGCGATCGCCGCCAAGGCGGCCGTCATCACCATCCAGCTTCTGCAGGCCCGCAATGGTGGTCGCCAGCCCATTCTCGCGGCCTTCGACAACGGCCAAATTGGCGCGCTCACAGCCCTCAACCGGCAACTCGAAGCCGCGAGCAAGCGACTAAAGAACCCACATCCGCCCGATAGTCTCGCTTGGGCCGCCTGGATCATCGGCCGTCTCGGCGGGTGGGATGGCTACCCATCGTCCAAGCCGCCGGGCCCGATCACCTTCAAAAACGGCCTCGAATACTTCAACGCCGTCGCAGCAGGATGGAGCCTCAGAGATATGTGCATGCCCTAGGGCGTTCGCCGGGACGACGGCAGCGTCAATTCACCTGCTCGTCCGAATACACGCCCCAGAGGCGCTCCTGCTGGATCCAGCCGTCAAAACCGTTGCCGGTGACGCGGCACCAGTTTGCAGCGCACTTCTTTACCTGCGTGACGACGCCGGCCTGGAGTCTTGCTGCAACCGCGCTGTCGAGGTCGGCGCGATCGTAGATCGGGGCGAGGTCGTCCTTGTGCTTCATGGTGACGACCGCGGTGCGGCGGCCCGACAGCAACGAGTGATAGACCCAGCCCTCGGCGCCTTCGGAATCGCGCACCCGGCGCCAATTCTCGAACTCGGCGGTGATTTCCACCGGCAGGCCCGAACGGGTGTAGACCCAGGCCACGTCATTGTCCTTGGTCGGGCCGGCGCGGACGTTCACATGATCCGATTTGAGGCTGACATAGCGCGGCACCGGCAGGCCGCTGGCGGTCTGGGGCGTCGTATCCTTGGCCGAATGCGAGGGGCCGACCGAAGCGCTCAACCAGGTGCAAACGAGCGCCATCACCGAACAAAAACGCCCCAACGCCATCAACCCGTCTCCTGTCGAAGACCCGGCCCGAGCCGGGTCCTCACCCCAAATTCCAAAACCTGCCGCGCAACCCCCTGACCCGCCCCACGCGGGTGTTCCCAAGCCTTGACCCGTGGTTCTTGTCTTGGCCCGGCCTTCTGCTAGAGAGGACGGGCACTTGAACAACCAGTTTGCCCCGATTTTTCCGGCCGGAAATATCGGGAGAGCTTGAAGGAAACGCCGGGGACGGACACGGCAAGGGCAGTGTCGAACAACCGGGTTAATGAGACCTCAACGACCGGCCTTTGGCGACAGAGGCGGCTTGCGACGCCTCATGAGAGCAGGACATGTCGGTGAAGAAAAAGCCCCTCGTCGTGGTGACGCGCAAGCTGCCGGATTCGATCGAGACGCGGATGCGCGAATTGTTCGACGCGCGGATCAATCTCGAGGACACGCCGATGTCCGCCGACCAGATCGCGGAAGCCGCACGCACCGCCGACGTGCTGGTTCCGACCGTCACCGACCATATCAGCGCCGACATCATCAACCAGCCCGACTGCAAGCTGCGGCTGATCGCCAATTTCGGCAACGGCGTCGATAATATCGACGTCGAGGCCGCGCATGCTCGCGGCATCACCGTCACCAACACGCCGAAGGTCCTGACCGAGGACACCGCCGACATGACCATGGCGTTGATCCTCGCCGTGCCCAGGCGGATGATCGAAGGCGCCTCGATCCTGACCGAAGGAAAACCCTGGCCGGGCTGGTCGCCGACCTGGATGCTCGGCCACCGCATCGGCGGCAAGCGGCTCGGCATCATCGGCATGGGCCGCATCGGCCAGGCGGTGGCGCGCCGCGCCCGCGCCTTCGGCCTGCAGATCCACTATCACAACCGCCGTCCCGTCGCGCCGAAGATCGCCGAGGAGTTAGGGGCGACCTATTGGGAAAGCCTCGACCAGATGCTGGCGCGGATGGACATCATCTCGGTGAACTGTCCGCACACGCCGGCGACCTATCATTTGCTCTCGGCGCGGCGGCTGAAGCTGATCCGCAAGGACGCCTACATCGTCAACACCGCGCGCGGCGAGGTGACCGACGAGGACACGCTGATCAAGCTGATCGAAGGCGGCGAGATCGGGGGCGCCGGGCTCGACGTCTACGAGCACGAGCCCGCGGTCAACCCGAAGCTGGTGCGGCTTGCCAAGGCCGGCAAGGTGACGCTGTTGCCGCATATGGGCTCGGCCACGATCGAAGGCCGCGTCGAGATGGGCGAGAAGGTGATCATCAACATCCGCACCTTCCTCGACGCCCACAAGCCGCCGGATCGCGTGCTGCCGAGCATGCTCTGAGGTTTCACTGCCACCTCTACTCGCGGTGGATGCTCAAATCGTCGAACACCGGCCCGTCGCCATTGAGCGGGTTGGCCGGATCGCGCTCGTAGCGCAGCGTCTCGAAGCGCATCGCGCGCGCATCGATCATCAGGAGGCGGCCGACCAGGCCGTCGCCGAAACCGACGATCTCGCGGATCGCCTCCATCGCCATCATCGATCCCAGCACGCCCGCCAGCGCACCCATGACGCCGGCTTCCGCGCAGGCCGGAACGGTACCCGGCGGCGGCGCCTCCGGAAACAGGCAGCGATAGGTCGGATTGAATTCGCCCTGCTCGTTGGTCTCGTGCGCGCGGATGGTGGTGAGCGAGCCGTCGAAGGTGCCGAGCGCCGCCGTGATCAGCGGCCGCTTCGCGAAGAAGCAGGCGTCCGAGACCAGATAGCGCGTCGAGAAATTATCGGAGCCGTCGAGCACGAGGTCGTAGTCGCCGATCAGGCTGAGCGCATTGTCGGCATTCAGCCAGGTGGCGTGGCCGACGAAACGTACATGCGGATTGAGCGCCGCAATCCGCTCGGCCGCGCTCTCGACCTTGTGCCGGCCGATATCGGGCGTGGTGTGGATCACCTGGCGCTGCAGGTTGGACAGCGACACCACGTCGTCATCGACCACGCCGAGTGTGCCGATACCGGCGGCGGCCAGATACATCAGCGCCGGCGCGCCGAGCCCGCCGGCACCGACCACCAGCGCGGAGGCCCGCTTCAGCGCGGCCTGGCCCGGGCCGCCGACGTCGCGCAGCACGATATGACGGGCATAGCGTTCGAGTTCGTCCGGGCTCAGCATCGTCGTACGCCTCTCCTACCAAGCCGTCGCTTTCACTCCTCATGGTGAGGAGGCGCAAAGCGCCGTCTCGAACCATGCAGGCCCCGATCTCGCCGCGGCCATCCTTCGAGACGCGGCCTTGAGGCCGCTCCTCAGGATGAGGACCTGAGTACGCGGCTCGACCTTAGGCCTGAACCACTGCTACATTGTTCGCGACCAACGAGATGTGCTTGAATGACATTGCGTTCAATGGGCTGGCTGGATTTGTCATGAGATCGATGCTTGCGGCAACACTGATGTTTGCGTCTGCCACAGGCGCGAACGCCCAGATGACGACGCCGCAGATCCCCGGTACCAAGCCGAAGCCGGTCCAGATCGTGCCGATCCGGCCACCCGCAATGCAGACGCCGTCGGCGACGGCGGATGCGATGGCGCAGGCGGAGCGGCTGTCGCTGCAATCCGACCTCGCCTGGGTCGGCCAATACAACGGCGCCATCACCGGCGACGCCAGCGCGCGGCTGGTCACCGCCATCAAGGAATACCAGAAGGCCAAGGGCGGCAAGCCGACCGGCGTGCTCAATCCGCTGGAGCGCGCCGCGCTGGCCGAGACGGCGCGAAAGAAGCAGGACGGCGTCGGCTGGAAGATCGTGACGGAGCCGACCAGCGGCGCCCGGCTCGGCATCCCCTCGAAACTGGTGCCGCAGCAGGCGAGCGACGCCAACGGCTCGAAATGGACCTCGCCGACTGGAACCGTGCAGGTGCTGCTCAGCCGCCGCAAGGAGGCGAACCCGACCACGGCAAAACTCGCGGAGCTTGAGAAGGAGCCGTCCGGGCGCAAGGTCGATTACACCGTGGTGAAGCCGGATTTCTTCGTGCTGTCGGGTTTGCAGGGCCTGAAGAAATTTTACGTCCGCGGCACCTTTAGAGGCGACGAGGTCCGCACCATGACAATCCTCTACGACCAGGCGACCGAGAACACGGTCGAGCCGGTCGTGATCGCGATGTCGAGCGCGTTCAATGCATTTCCGCCAGGCCCGCAGGCCGGGCCGCCGCCCCGCAAGACCGTCGAGTACGGCACCGGCCTCGTCGTCAGCGACGACGGCGCGATCGTCACCGACCGGCTCGTCACCGACAACTGTCTTGCCATCACGATCGCCGGCTATGGCAGCGCCGATCGCCTCGCCGAGGACAAGGAGCGCGGTCTCGCACTCCTGCATATCTACGGCGCGCGCGGCCTGAAGCCGTTCAGCCTCGCTGGCGGCGCGGCAAGGACGAACGTGGATGTCGTCGGCATCGCCGATCCGCAGAGCCAGGGTGGCGCGGCCGGCGTGTCGAGCATCAAGGCCGCGCTGGCGCCGGTCCCGAGCAGCGATTCCGTGCTGTCCCCACCGCCGGCGGTCGGGGTATCCGGGGGTCCGGCGATCGATGGCGACGGCAAGTTCGCCGGCATTGCGCTGTTGAAGCCGGCGATGGTCGCGGGGCCCGCGACATCGGTGCCGGCGTCACAGGCGGTGATGGTGTCCGCGGAAACGGTGCGCGATTTCCTGAAGGCGAACGAGGTCACAGCGAACGGCACCTCGACGGATGCAAAAGCTGCCGTCGTGCGCGTGATCTGCGTCCGGAAGTAGGTCTAACGCCAACTCTCGTGTCCCGGACGCGGTGCGGCGCGTAGTGCCGCGCCGCTGAGCCGGGACCCATGCTTCCTCAAATTCCGTGCAAGTGGCTTTCTGGGCCCCGGCTCAGCAGCGCATCACTAGCGTGCTGCGCTTTGTCCGGGGCACGAGCTCAACCGAGCCGCGAGCATCATCACACGTACGACTACTGGTCCAGTAATGGTACGGATTAGCTGGCTATCCCTATTCCGCCATCATCGTTGCTGCTGATTCGGACCTCCGCGATCCCCCTTTGGATCGGGCCGGCACGTCCTGAGCTAGAAGGCTCAGCATCGAGATCGATGCACGTTCGCGTGGCGTATTCCTGACCCAAGCATTCCAAAGGATTGATCTTCAAATGCACACGATCGTACTGGCCACCCAAAAGGGTGGCAGCGGCAAGAGCACGCTCGCCATCGGCCTCGCGCTCGCGGCCAAGCAGGCCGGCTTCACCGTCCGCCTGATCGAGACCGACCCGCAGGGCACCCTGTCGAACTGGCAGCGCCGCCGCACCGCCGATGATCTCGTCGTCGAGCCGATCTATCACGCCGCCGACATCGAGCCGCGCCTGAAGATGCTGGCTGACAGCGGCCTGCAGCTTGCGATCGTCGACACCGCCGCCGGCCTCAGCGCCGCGACCACCGCTGCAATCCGCCATTCCGATCTCTGCCTGATCCCGGCCCGCCCGAGCGTCGCCGACATCGAGGCGACCGTCTCGACGCTCAGCGTCGCACGCGCCTGGAAGCGGCCCTACAGCTTCGTGTTGAACCAGACGCCGATCCGCGGCCAGCGCATCGACAACGCCGCCAACACCCTCGCCGAGGAAGCGGCGCTCGATCTTTCTGACGTGCTCGCGCGCCCGCTGATCGTGATGCGCAACGATCACCAGGACTCGCTCGCGAACGGCCGTGCGGTGAGCGAATTCGCGCCGAACGGCAAGTCGGCGGACGAGATCCGCGGCCTCTGGCGCTGGATCGAAACCCGGCTCGAGCTAAGTGCCACGACCAATGTCCAGATCGACCAGGTGATATCGGCTGCGGGCGGCATGCTGCATGTCGCTGCCGAGCTTTCGGCGGACGAGACCACGACACTGGCGTCCTGAGCGGGGCGATCGCTCAGACGGCAGCCGGCCCTTCACCATCCCGAAGGGCCCCAGCGACGAAGCAATCCGGCCACCAGCCCGGCCGGATTGCTTCGCTTCGCGTTTTTTGACCCCCATCCATCCGTCGCGCCCCGGGCAAAAGCGCGAAGCGCGGCTTCGCGCAGGTGTCCCGGGCATCCACGTCTTGGCAACAGGGAAGAAGAACGTAGATGGCCGGGACAAGCCCGACCATGACGTTGGGCATGCATTAGCCTTCAATCGCAGATCTGTTGCCCAACCAGGCCTCCCGCCGCACGATCCATTTCTCGGACTTCGATTGCCCGTCGTGATGGGCGAGCTCGATGAAGCCGACGAATTCCGCGCCGGTCTTCTGCTTGACCCGACGCGAGGCTTCGTTGGTCGCGGCGTTGCAGACGTAGAAATGATCGAGGCCGAGCGTGAGGAAGGCAAAATCGTTCACCGCGGCGATGGCTTCCGTCATCAGTCCGCGCCGCCAGTAAGGCTCCGCCAGCCAGAAGCCGCGATTGCCTTTCGGGCCTTCTGCACGGGGCCGCAGATGAATGTTTCCAATCGCCTCGCCGTCCCCCTCCTTGAGCACCAGAACCCAGAGATGGATGTCGTCGCCGGCTGAGATCTTGTCGAACTGCATCCTGACAAACGTCTCCGCTCCGTCGGCGGGATACGGCCACGGCACGACCATCGAGAGATGCCGGATGATATTCCAATTGTCGAAATGGCGCTGGATCGCCGGCACGTCTGACAGCGCCAGCGGACGCAGGATCAGCCGTTCGGTTTCAAGCTGCGGCGTCGGCATGGATTTCTACTTCTGACATTTCTGACACCAGAAGGTGGACCGGCCATTCTGCGTAAACCGCTTGACCGTGCCACCGCACCCCGGCGTCGTGCATTTCTCGCCTTCGCGGTCGTAGACCTTGAACGAGTGCTGGAAATAGCCGAGCTCGCCCGAGGTCTGGCGATGGTCGCGCAAGGACGAGCCGCCGGCCTTGATGGCGTCGTTCAGCACGGTGTGGATCGCACTTACCAATCGCTTCGCATGATCGGTCGGCTCGCCGCCGCCAACGCCCTTGCGACCCTTGGTCGCGAGCGTCGCCGCGATCCGGCGCGGCGACAGATGCGAGCGATGCAGGGCTTCGCAGACATAGATGTTGCCGAGCCCCGCCACCACGCGCTGGTCGAGCAGCGCGGCCTTCAGGCTGGTGGCCTTGCCTTCGCAGGACCGCGCCAGCATCGCGGCGTCGAATTCGTTGCCGAGCGGCTCGGGGCCGAGGCCGCGCAGCAGCGGCTCCTCGTCGAGTGCGTTACGCGCGATCACTTTCATGTAACCGAAACGGCGCGGGTCGTTGAAGACGATGTCGGCGCCGGAAGACATCCGAAACAGCACGTGGTCGTGCGTGGAGTCCTTACCCCTAGGATAGTGAAACTCGCCGGGAGCTGCCTCGTTGTCCGGCTTGATGACGCGGAACGAGCCCGACATGCCCAGATGCATCAGGAGCACATCGCCGGAGGCGAGATCGGCCAAGAGATATTTTGCACGGCGGCCGAGCCCCGTGACGACCTGCCCCTGAAGCCGGGCCACGAAATCCGGCTGGAACGGAAAGCGCAGGTCCGGCCGGCGGGCCTCCGCCACCAGGATTTTCGCACCCTCCATCACGGGCTGAAGGCCGCGGCGGACGGTCTCGACTTCGGGCAATTCAGGCATGGTCAGGCATTCACCTTATGAGGGCGGTGTGATAGCGCCATTGCGGCGGGCGCGCTATGGTTCGCCCAGTGGAGTAGAGTAATGGATCGGCCGGGCGAAACCACGCATTTTGGCTTCAGGGACGTCCCCCTCGGGGACAAGCAGACGCTGGTGAACGATGTGTTTCACAGCGTGGCATCGCGCTATGATTTGATGAACGATTTGATGTCCGGTGGCCTGCACCGGGTCTGGAAGGACATCATGATCACCGCGCTCGACCCGCCCAGGAGCGACCGGTCGTTCGCCTTGCTCGACGTGGCCGGCGGCACCGGTGACATCTCGTTCCGCGCCGCCAAGGCCGCGGGCCCCGGCTTCCATGCCACCGTCTGCGACATCAACACCGACATGCTGGCGGTGGGCCGCGAGCGCGCCGCGAAGCGCCATCTCGAAACCCGGGTCGATTTCGTCGAAGGCAATGCCGAAGCGCTCGCCTTCGCCGACCGCAGCTTCGACGCATATACGATCGCTTTCGGCATTCGCAACGTGCCCCGGATCGATCTGGCGCTGCGCGAGGCCTATCGCGTGCTGAAGCCCGGCAGCCGCTTTCTGTGCCTGGAATTCTCCACCGTCGAGATGCCCGGGCTCGACCGGATCTACGACCTGTTCTCGTTCAAGGTGATCCCGCCGCTCGGCCGCATGATCACGGGCGACGCCGAGTCGTACCAATATCTCGTCGAGTCCATCCGCAAGTTTCCAAAACCCAACGCCTTCGCCGACATGATCCGCGACGCCGGCTTCGCCCGCGTCAGCTGGCAGACCCTGTCCGGCGGCATCGTCGCACTGCATTCGGGCTGGCGTTTGTGATCTCTGCCTTCACCCACATTGCGCGCCTGATCCGCGCCGCGTTCGTGTTTGCGCGCGAGGGCGTGTTCGGCTCGGTCGATCCGAGCCTGGTGCCGCCGCCGGGACAGCTCGCTCTGAAGCTGGCGCGCCTCGTCGAACGGCGTGGCGTCAAGCACGGCCCGCGGATATCGCGCGCGCTGACGCGGATGGGCC includes:
- a CDS encoding IS4 family transposase — encoded protein: MVAGKTVCLRQLSRGNRALEVRFNRFLGHDKVTVDRIIESWSNSTGPAVEGRHVLAIQDTSEIHFNTTPQRRRGLGEIGKGNNHGVLLHPLLAVDADDGSCLGLLSGQIWTRAGRRTTSHDDRELSDKESQRWISTAVAARPLLTKAAAVTVLGDRESDIFALYASSAKQHFHVIARSMHDRKLADRSSLYEASDAMAAVDQRMIQLPARAARPARLAHLELRFGAIELARPQNKFLHHLPKSLPLAVVDVREINAETGIEPLHWRLLTSHEVTSIEDAWRIVQWYKQRWIIEQFFRILKTQGLKLEDSQIGSADRLLKLVAIAAKAAVITIQLLQARNGGRQPILAAFDNGQIGALTALNRQLEAASKRLKNPHPPDSLAWAAWIIGRLGGWDGYPSSKPPGPITFKNGLEYFNAVAAGWSLRDMCMP
- the fabA gene encoding bifunctional 3-hydroxydecanoyl-ACP dehydratase/trans-2-decenoyl-ACP isomerase, with the protein product MLNRRNGYEYEDLLACGRGEMFGPGNAQLPLPPMLMFDRITDINDNGGEFGKGLVRAELDVKPDLWFFGCHFKNDPVMPGCLGLDALWQMVGFYLGWTGGEGRGRALGLNELKFSGQVLPEARKVVYNVDIKRVMRSKLVLGIADGWLSVDDQIIYRAKDLKVGLFKQGTSLG
- a CDS encoding 2-hydroxyacid dehydrogenase, translated to MSVKKKPLVVVTRKLPDSIETRMRELFDARINLEDTPMSADQIAEAARTADVLVPTVTDHISADIINQPDCKLRLIANFGNGVDNIDVEAAHARGITVTNTPKVLTEDTADMTMALILAVPRRMIEGASILTEGKPWPGWSPTWMLGHRIGGKRLGIIGMGRIGQAVARRARAFGLQIHYHNRRPVAPKIAEELGATYWESLDQMLARMDIISVNCPHTPATYHLLSARRLKLIRKDAYIVNTARGEVTDEDTLIKLIEGGEIGGAGLDVYEHEPAVNPKLVRLAKAGKVTLLPHMGSATIEGRVEMGEKVIINIRTFLDAHKPPDRVLPSML
- a CDS encoding HesA/MoeB/ThiF family protein, with the protein product MLSPDELERYARHIVLRDVGGPGQAALKRASALVVGAGGLGAPALMYLAAAGIGTLGVVDDDVVSLSNLQRQVIHTTPDIGRHKVESAAERIAALNPHVRFVGHATWLNADNALSLIGDYDLVLDGSDNFSTRYLVSDACFFAKRPLITAALGTFDGSLTTIRAHETNEQGEFNPTYRCLFPEAPPPGTVPACAEAGVMGALAGVLGSMMAMEAIREIVGFGDGLVGRLLMIDARAMRFETLRYERDPANPLNGDGPVFDDLSIHRE
- the fabB gene encoding beta-ketoacyl-ACP synthase I, producing the protein MRRVVVTGMGIVSSIGNNTQEVLASLHEAKSGISRAEKYAELGFRSQVQGAPTLDPATVVDRRAMRFLGQGAAWNHVAMEQAIQDSGLSPDEVSNIRTGIIMGSGGPSARTIVESADITRTKGPKRVGPFAVPKAMSSTASATLATWFKIKGVNYSISSACATSNHCVGNAYETIQIGKQDVIFAGGCEELDWSLSVLFDAMGAMSSKYNDTPATASRPYDVNRDGFVIAGGAGVLVLEELEHAKARGARIYGEIVGYGATSDGYDMVAPSGEGAERCMRMAMSTVKTKVDYINPHATSTPAGDPPEIDALRRVFGSGEKCPPISATKALTGHSLGATGVQEAIYSLLMMNNGFICESAHIQELDPVFADMPIVRKRIDNVKIGTVLSNSFGFGGTNATLVFSRLDA
- the irrA gene encoding iron response transcriptional regulator IrrA, which gives rise to MSENTAPHHDDDVHSAALLSGRQPALTGCPWHDVNEMLQSAGLRPTRQRMALGWLLFGKGARHLTAEMLYEEATLAKVPVSLATVYNTLNQLTDAGLLRQVSVDGTKTYFDTNVTTHHHYYLENSHELVDIEDPHLALSKMPEVPEGYEIARIDMVVRLRKKR
- a CDS encoding SH3 domain-containing protein → MALGRFCSVMALVCTWLSASVGPSHSAKDTTPQTASGLPVPRYVSLKSDHVNVRAGPTKDNDVAWVYTRSGLPVEITAEFENWRRVRDSEGAEGWVYHSLLSGRRTAVVTMKHKDDLAPIYDRADLDSAVAARLQAGVVTQVKKCAANWCRVTGNGFDGWIQQERLWGVYSDEQVN
- the mutM gene encoding bifunctional DNA-formamidopyrimidine glycosylase/DNA-(apurinic or apyrimidinic site) lyase, encoding MPELPEVETVRRGLQPVMEGAKILVAEARRPDLRFPFQPDFVARLQGQVVTGLGRRAKYLLADLASGDVLLMHLGMSGSFRVIKPDNEAAPGEFHYPRGKDSTHDHVLFRMSSGADIVFNDPRRFGYMKVIARNALDEEPLLRGLGPEPLGNEFDAAMLARSCEGKATSLKAALLDQRVVAGLGNIYVCEALHRSHLSPRRIAATLATKGRKGVGGGEPTDHAKRLVSAIHTVLNDAIKAGGSSLRDHRQTSGELGYFQHSFKVYDREGEKCTTPGCGGTVKRFTQNGRSTFWCQKCQK
- a CDS encoding GNAT family N-acetyltransferase, producing MPTPQLETERLILRPLALSDVPAIQRHFDNWNIIRHLSMVVPWPYPADGAETFVRMQFDKISAGDDIHLWVLVLKEGDGEAIGNIHLRPRAEGPKGNRGFWLAEPYWRRGLMTEAIAAVNDFAFLTLGLDHFYVCNAATNEASRRVKQKTGAEFVGFIELAHHDGQSKSEKWIVRREAWLGNRSAIEG
- a CDS encoding peptidoglycan-binding protein is translated as MRSMLAATLMFASATGANAQMTTPQIPGTKPKPVQIVPIRPPAMQTPSATADAMAQAERLSLQSDLAWVGQYNGAITGDASARLVTAIKEYQKAKGGKPTGVLNPLERAALAETARKKQDGVGWKIVTEPTSGARLGIPSKLVPQQASDANGSKWTSPTGTVQVLLSRRKEANPTTAKLAELEKEPSGRKVDYTVVKPDFFVLSGLQGLKKFYVRGTFRGDEVRTMTILYDQATENTVEPVVIAMSSAFNAFPPGPQAGPPPRKTVEYGTGLVVSDDGAIVTDRLVTDNCLAITIAGYGSADRLAEDKERGLALLHIYGARGLKPFSLAGGAARTNVDVVGIADPQSQGGAAGVSSIKAALAPVPSSDSVLSPPPAVGVSGGPAIDGDGKFAGIALLKPAMVAGPATSVPASQAVMVSAETVRDFLKANEVTANGTSTDAKAAVVRVICVRK
- a CDS encoding ParA family protein produces the protein MHTIVLATQKGGSGKSTLAIGLALAAKQAGFTVRLIETDPQGTLSNWQRRRTADDLVVEPIYHAADIEPRLKMLADSGLQLAIVDTAAGLSAATTAAIRHSDLCLIPARPSVADIEATVSTLSVARAWKRPYSFVLNQTPIRGQRIDNAANTLAEEAALDLSDVLARPLIVMRNDHQDSLANGRAVSEFAPNGKSADEIRGLWRWIETRLELSATTNVQIDQVISAAGGMLHVAAELSADETTTLAS